Proteins from a genomic interval of Nitrospina gracilis Nb-211:
- the pyrR gene encoding bifunctional pyr operon transcriptional regulator/uracil phosphoribosyltransferase PyrR, with protein MTSTVLNADDIQRAITRIAHEILEKNKGIDKLALVGIRTRGVTFAERLRAKIQEIEKAQVDLGILDITLYRDDIGAAKQKPELKKTAIDFPLEGRKIVLCDDVLFTGRTIRAAIDAIMDFGRPALVQLAVLVDRGHRELPFRPDYVGKNIPTSREMRVQVELKEIDGKDRVVVQNKE; from the coding sequence ATGACATCCACGGTCCTCAATGCCGACGACATCCAGCGCGCCATCACCCGCATCGCCCACGAAATTCTGGAAAAGAACAAAGGCATCGACAAGCTTGCCCTGGTGGGCATCCGCACCCGGGGTGTGACTTTCGCCGAGCGCCTGCGGGCCAAAATCCAGGAAATTGAAAAGGCCCAGGTGGATCTGGGCATTCTCGATATCACGCTTTATCGGGATGACATCGGCGCCGCCAAACAGAAACCGGAACTGAAAAAGACGGCCATCGACTTTCCATTGGAAGGCCGCAAGATTGTGCTGTGCGACGATGTGCTGTTTACCGGCCGCACCATCCGCGCCGCCATCGACGCCATCATGGACTTTGGCCGCCCGGCGCTGGTGCAACTGGCGGTGTTGGTCGACCGCGGCCACCGCGAACTGCCCTTCCGCCCCGATTATGTCGGCAAGAACATCCCCACCTCGCGTGAAATGCGGGTGCAGGTGGAACTGAAGGAAATCGACGGGAAAGACCGCGTCGTGGTGCAAAACAAGGAATGA
- a CDS encoding cob(I)yrinic acid a,c-diamide adenosyltransferase, producing MVRITKVYTKQGDKGETSLVGGVRVPKDHPRVQAYGTVDELNSLVGLVRSTLDQIPVETERERVDQTLAAIQQWLFDLGSELATDPNTGRKMSIGVKEEQVAWMESWMDAMNRDLEPLKSFTLPGGRLPLAFLHQCRTVCRRAEREIIALSRKEDIGPQVGPFINRLSDAFYVLGRWLAKVCGDDEILWKPGGGTPPEWK from the coding sequence TTGGTCCGCATCACTAAAGTTTATACCAAGCAGGGGGACAAGGGCGAAACCTCGCTCGTCGGCGGGGTGCGCGTGCCGAAGGATCATCCCCGCGTGCAGGCCTACGGGACGGTGGACGAACTCAACAGCCTGGTGGGGCTGGTGCGAAGCACGCTGGATCAGATCCCTGTGGAAACAGAGCGGGAACGGGTGGACCAGACCCTGGCCGCCATCCAGCAATGGCTGTTCGATCTGGGAAGCGAACTGGCGACCGATCCGAATACAGGCAGGAAGATGAGCATCGGCGTCAAGGAAGAGCAGGTGGCGTGGATGGAGTCATGGATGGATGCGATGAACCGCGACCTCGAACCGCTCAAAAGCTTCACCCTGCCGGGCGGACGCCTGCCGCTGGCGTTTTTGCACCAGTGCCGCACCGTATGCCGCAGGGCCGAGCGGGAGATCATCGCGCTCTCCCGCAAGGAGGATATCGGGCCGCAGGTGGGGCCGTTCATCAACCGCCTGTCCGATGCCTTTTACGTGCTGGGCCGCTGGCTGGCGAAAGTCTGCGGCGATGATGAAATTCTATGGAAACCGGGAGGGGGAACGCCCCCCGAATGGAAATGA
- a CDS encoding 2Fe-2S iron-sulfur cluster-binding protein — protein sequence MAKVVFQPDNVTHECEDGMSLIDICEEVEVSLSFGCTEGTCGVCELTVVEGRENLSKITEEEKDYLYEEDLEAGMRLGCQMKVRKGDVILTWKGNRAK from the coding sequence ATGGCAAAAGTGGTGTTTCAACCGGACAACGTCACACACGAGTGTGAGGACGGCATGTCTTTGATCGATATATGTGAAGAAGTGGAGGTTTCCCTTTCCTTTGGTTGCACCGAGGGCACCTGCGGGGTGTGCGAGTTGACGGTGGTGGAGGGACGCGAAAACCTGTCGAAGATCACGGAGGAAGAAAAGGATTATCTGTATGAAGAGGATCTGGAAGCCGGCATGCGTCTGGGGTGCCAGATGAAGGTGCGGAAAGGCGACGTGATCCTCACATGGAAGGGCAACCGCGCCAAGTAA
- a CDS encoding dihydroorotase has protein sequence MKLLIKNGRVIDPANGRDGQFDVLVEKGRIQKVAPQGKLPKAETDGAKEIDAKGCVVTPGFLDMHVHFREPGFEYKETIQTGCESAAAGGFTTVAMMPNTNPVNDTRSVTEFMLAQARAHGIINALPIGAITRGLKGEELTDMKDLKDAGALALSDDGRPVMSNQLMRRAFEYSRMCDLLLIQHSEILDLTKGGCMHEGSVSTELGLGGMPHEAEDIMVYRDIALLEKTGGRLHVAHISSGNSVELVRRAKKQGLPVTTEVAPHHFMLTDAAVRGYDTNTKMSPPLRSDGDIERIKEGLADGTIDMIATDHAPHDVVDKQVEYAHACFGVVGLETALPLSLKLVEEKVITLPQMVEKLTSRPAEVFRLDKGTLTEGRDADITIFDPEAEYTVDVMKFKSKSKNSPFHGWQVKGKVTHTIYRGKVVYTNPS, from the coding sequence ATGAAACTGCTCATTAAAAACGGACGGGTGATCGACCCCGCCAACGGCCGCGACGGACAGTTCGACGTGCTGGTGGAAAAAGGCCGCATCCAGAAAGTCGCCCCGCAGGGCAAGCTCCCAAAAGCCGAGACCGACGGCGCGAAGGAAATCGACGCGAAAGGGTGTGTGGTCACGCCGGGTTTCCTCGACATGCACGTGCATTTCCGCGAGCCGGGTTTTGAGTACAAGGAAACGATCCAGACGGGATGCGAGTCCGCCGCCGCCGGGGGGTTCACCACCGTCGCCATGATGCCCAATACGAATCCGGTGAACGACACGCGGTCGGTCACCGAGTTCATGCTGGCTCAGGCGCGGGCGCATGGCATCATCAACGCCCTGCCCATCGGCGCCATCACCCGGGGGCTCAAAGGGGAAGAGTTGACGGACATGAAGGACTTGAAAGACGCCGGTGCCTTGGCCTTGTCCGACGACGGCCGGCCGGTGATGAGCAACCAGCTCATGCGCCGCGCGTTTGAATACAGCCGCATGTGCGACCTGCTCCTCATCCAGCACAGCGAAATCCTCGACCTCACCAAAGGCGGGTGCATGCATGAAGGTTCAGTTTCCACTGAACTGGGGCTGGGCGGCATGCCGCACGAGGCGGAGGACATCATGGTCTATCGCGATATCGCCCTGCTGGAGAAAACCGGAGGTCGACTCCACGTCGCCCACATCAGCAGTGGCAACTCCGTGGAGCTGGTGCGGCGGGCGAAGAAACAGGGATTGCCTGTAACCACGGAGGTCGCGCCGCATCATTTCATGCTGACCGACGCCGCCGTGCGCGGCTACGACACGAATACCAAGATGAGCCCACCGTTGCGGTCCGACGGCGATATCGAACGCATCAAGGAAGGCCTGGCCGACGGCACCATCGACATGATCGCCACCGACCACGCCCCGCACGACGTGGTGGATAAACAGGTGGAGTACGCGCATGCGTGTTTCGGCGTGGTGGGGTTGGAAACCGCCCTGCCCCTGAGCCTCAAGCTGGTCGAAGAAAAAGTGATCACTCTGCCGCAGATGGTGGAGAAGCTGACGTCGCGCCCGGCGGAGGTGTTCCGCCTCGACAAGGGCACGTTGACCGAGGGCCGGGACGCGGACATCACCATCTTCGATCCCGAAGCGGAGTACACGGTGGATGTGATGAAGTTCAAATCGAAAAGCAAAAACTCGCCGTTTCACGGATGGCAGGTGAAAGGCAAAGTTACGCACACAATCTACCGGGGCAAGGTGGTTTACACAAACCCATCTTGA
- a CDS encoding aspartate carbamoyltransferase catalytic subunit, producing the protein MTGLSCRDILGTESLTPEDIQLILDTAESFREVSTRPIKKVPTLRGRTVINLFFEPSTRTRTSFEIAGKRMSADVINISGSTSSTVKGESLLDTAYNLEAMSPDLLVVRHSESGVPHMIASHIKTPVINAGDGQHEHPSQALLDLLTIRQRVKKLDGLNVLIVGDIAHSRVARSNIHAMKKCGMNVTLVGPPTMIPVGIEKLGVRVSYNLADAVEDADVIMMLRIQMERQKQHLFSSIREYANLFCLTQDKLKKARKDVLIMHPGPVNRGVEIALDVMESRHSVILHQVNNGVAVRMALMFLLLGGGDETAH; encoded by the coding sequence ATGACGGGTTTGAGTTGCAGAGACATTCTGGGAACCGAATCGCTGACGCCGGAGGACATTCAACTGATCCTCGATACGGCGGAATCGTTCCGCGAAGTCTCGACGCGTCCGATCAAAAAGGTGCCCACCCTGCGCGGACGCACCGTCATCAACCTGTTTTTCGAGCCCAGCACACGCACCCGCACATCGTTTGAGATCGCGGGCAAGCGCATGAGCGCCGACGTCATCAACATTTCGGGCTCCACCAGCAGTACGGTGAAAGGCGAGAGCCTGCTCGACACGGCATACAATCTGGAAGCGATGAGCCCGGACCTTCTGGTGGTGCGTCATTCGGAATCGGGCGTGCCGCACATGATCGCGTCGCACATCAAGACACCGGTCATCAACGCCGGTGACGGTCAGCACGAGCACCCGTCGCAGGCACTGCTGGACCTGCTCACCATCCGCCAGCGGGTGAAAAAGCTGGACGGCCTGAACGTGCTCATCGTCGGCGATATCGCCCACAGCCGCGTGGCGCGGTCCAACATCCACGCCATGAAAAAATGCGGCATGAACGTAACTCTGGTGGGCCCGCCCACCATGATTCCGGTGGGCATTGAGAAGCTGGGCGTACGGGTGTCGTACAACCTCGCCGATGCGGTGGAGGACGCCGACGTCATCATGATGCTCCGCATCCAGATGGAGCGGCAAAAACAGCACCTGTTCTCCAGCATCCGCGAATATGCGAACCTGTTCTGCCTGACACAGGACAAACTGAAAAAAGCCAGAAAGGATGTATTGATCATGCACCCCGGTCCCGTCAACCGCGGCGTGGAAATCGCCCTCGACGTCATGGAAAGCCGCCATTCAGTCATCCTTCACCAGGTCAACAACGGCGTCGCCGTGCGCATGGCCCTCATGTTTCTTCTTCTGGGAGGCGGCGATGAAACTGCTCATTAA
- a CDS encoding DnaJ C-terminal domain-containing protein, which translates to MKSYYNILGVERGASQDEIKKAYRKLALKYHPDRNKNDPEAENRFKEISEAYAVLSDKDKRKKYDAYGAEGFRQRYSQEDIFRDFDLDEILRNFGFGGSPGFGGGFGQFFGGQGGGYPDQFGPGMGRQPRRNKGADMLSDITITFEEAALGAEKRFSVDRPTGREDTNLKIPAGISEGKKLRLSGKGHPGINGGPPGDLYFRVHVQPHPLFTREGDNILVEQMIGLTDALLGTTIQVPTLEGAKQVKVPAGTQPNSKLRLKELGVRSSNGKRGDQLVKIKVALPKDLTEEQKKLIQKMKEAGL; encoded by the coding sequence ATGAAAAGCTATTACAACATTCTGGGTGTGGAGCGCGGCGCTTCTCAGGACGAAATCAAAAAAGCGTATCGGAAGCTCGCCCTCAAATACCACCCCGATCGCAACAAGAACGATCCGGAGGCCGAAAACCGCTTCAAGGAAATCAGCGAGGCCTACGCCGTTCTGAGCGACAAGGACAAGCGCAAGAAATACGACGCCTACGGTGCGGAAGGATTTCGCCAGCGCTATTCGCAGGAAGACATTTTCCGCGATTTCGATCTGGACGAGATCCTGCGCAATTTCGGCTTTGGCGGATCGCCGGGGTTTGGAGGCGGTTTCGGCCAGTTCTTCGGCGGACAAGGTGGAGGGTACCCCGACCAGTTCGGCCCGGGCATGGGACGCCAGCCCCGGCGCAACAAGGGCGCGGACATGCTGAGCGACATCACCATCACCTTCGAGGAAGCCGCGCTGGGCGCGGAAAAACGGTTTTCCGTGGACCGGCCCACCGGCCGCGAGGACACCAATCTCAAAATTCCGGCGGGTATCTCCGAAGGCAAAAAACTGCGCCTGAGCGGCAAGGGGCATCCCGGAATAAATGGAGGGCCTCCCGGCGACCTGTATTTCCGTGTACACGTCCAGCCCCATCCCCTGTTCACGCGGGAAGGCGACAACATCCTCGTCGAGCAGATGATCGGCTTGACCGATGCTCTTCTCGGCACCACCATCCAAGTCCCCACGCTGGAAGGCGCCAAGCAGGTGAAGGTGCCGGCAGGCACCCAGCCCAATTCCAAATTGCGGTTGAAGGAGTTGGGTGTTCGCTCCAGCAATGGCAAGCGCGGCGATCAGTTGGTGAAAATCAAGGTGGCCCTGCCCAAGGATCTGACCGAGGAGCAAAAAAAGCTCATCCAGAAAATGAAAGAAGCAGGCTTATAA